One Colius striatus isolate bColStr4 chromosome 8, bColStr4.1.hap1, whole genome shotgun sequence genomic region harbors:
- the KCNIP2 gene encoding Kv channel-interacting protein 2 isoform X2 gives MRSKGRKESLSDSRDLDGSYDQLTDSVEDEFELSTVCHRPEGLEQLQEQTKFTRKELQVLYRGFKNECPSGIVNEENFKQIYSQFFPQGGECPSLSPCPWVPLCEAGSGEGGTPSHCCFPPDSSTYATFLFNAFDTDHDGSVSFEDFVSGLSIILRGTIDDRLNWAFNLYDLNKDGCITKEEMLDIMKSIYDMMGKYTYPAMREEAPREHVENFFQKMDRNKDGVVTIEEFLESCQKDENIMRSMQLFDNVI, from the exons ACAGTGTTGAGGATGAGTTTGAGCTATCCACCGTCTGCCACCGccctgaggggctggagcagctccaggagcagaCCAAGTTCACCCGCAAAGAGCTGCAGGTCCTGTACCGAGGCTTCAAGAAC GAGTGTCCGAGTGGCATCGTCAATGAAGAAAACTTCAAGCAGATCTACTCACAGTTCTTCCCACAGGGAGGTGAGTGcccatccctgtccccttgCCCATGGGTGCCTCTGTGTGAAGCGGGGAGTGGAGAGGGTGGCACTCCCTCACACTGTTGCTTCCCCCCAGACTCCAGCACGTACGCCACCTTCCTCTTCAACGCCTTCGACACCGACCACGACGGCTCCGTCAGCTTTGAG GACTTTGTGTCTGGGCTGTCCATCATCCTGCGGGGCACCATTGATGATCGCCTGAACTGGGCTTTCAACCTCTATGACCTGAACAAAGATGGCTGCATCACCAAAGAG GAAATGCTGGACATCATGAAGTCCATCTACGACATGATGGGCAAATACACCTACCCAGCCATGCGGGAGGAAGCACCCCGAGAGCATGTGGAGAACTTCTTCCAG AAAATGGACCGAAACAAGGATGGCGTGGTGACAATTGAGGAGTTCCTGGAGTCCTGCCAAAAG gaTGAGAACATCATGCGCTCCATGCAGCTCTTTGACAACGTGATTTAG
- the KCNIP2 gene encoding Kv channel-interacting protein 2 isoform X1 — protein sequence MSVAGASWDPQGLQTVGIILLICSSLKLLHALGIIDLAGEGNPPGQTKKALKQRFLKLLPCCRPKSIPSLSENSVEDEFELSTVCHRPEGLEQLQEQTKFTRKELQVLYRGFKNECPSGIVNEENFKQIYSQFFPQGDSSTYATFLFNAFDTDHDGSVSFEDFVSGLSIILRGTIDDRLNWAFNLYDLNKDGCITKEEMLDIMKSIYDMMGKYTYPAMREEAPREHVENFFQKMDRNKDGVVTIEEFLESCQKDENIMRSMQLFDNVI from the exons ATGTCGGTTGCTGGGGCATCCTGGGACCCGCAGGGACTGCAAACAGTGGGCATCATCCTGTTGATCTGCTCCAGCCTCAAGCTACTCCATGCCCTGGGCATCATCGACCTGGCCGGGgaag gCAACCCGCCAGGCCAAACTAAAAAAGCGCTGAAGCAGCGATTCCTCAaactgctgccctgctgccgGCCCAAATCCATCCCCTCGCTCAGCGAAA ACAGTGTTGAGGATGAGTTTGAGCTATCCACCGTCTGCCACCGccctgaggggctggagcagctccaggagcagaCCAAGTTCACCCGCAAAGAGCTGCAGGTCCTGTACCGAGGCTTCAAGAAC GAGTGTCCGAGTGGCATCGTCAATGAAGAAAACTTCAAGCAGATCTACTCACAGTTCTTCCCACAGGGAG ACTCCAGCACGTACGCCACCTTCCTCTTCAACGCCTTCGACACCGACCACGACGGCTCCGTCAGCTTTGAG GACTTTGTGTCTGGGCTGTCCATCATCCTGCGGGGCACCATTGATGATCGCCTGAACTGGGCTTTCAACCTCTATGACCTGAACAAAGATGGCTGCATCACCAAAGAG GAAATGCTGGACATCATGAAGTCCATCTACGACATGATGGGCAAATACACCTACCCAGCCATGCGGGAGGAAGCACCCCGAGAGCATGTGGAGAACTTCTTCCAG AAAATGGACCGAAACAAGGATGGCGTGGTGACAATTGAGGAGTTCCTGGAGTCCTGCCAAAAG gaTGAGAACATCATGCGCTCCATGCAGCTCTTTGACAACGTGATTTAG
- the KCNIP2 gene encoding Kv channel-interacting protein 2 isoform X4, translated as MRSKGRKESLSDSRDLDGSYDQLTGNPPGQTKKALKQRFLKLLPCCRPKSIPSLSESKMVLASAALSSPGFLADSVEDEFELSTVCHRPEGLEQLQEQTKFTRKELQVLYRGFKNECPSGIVNEENFKQIYSQFFPQGDSSTYATFLFNAFDTDHDGSVSFEDFVSGLSIILRGTIDDRLNWAFNLYDLNKDGCITKEEMLDIMKSIYDMMGKYTYPAMREEAPREHVENFFQKMDRNKDGVVTIEEFLESCQKDENIMRSMQLFDNVI; from the exons gCAACCCGCCAGGCCAAACTAAAAAAGCGCTGAAGCAGCGATTCCTCAaactgctgccctgctgccgGCCCAAATCCATCCCCTCGCTCAGCGAAAGCAA GATGGTGCTGGCCTCAGCTGCCCTCTCTTCCCCTGGGTTCCTTGCAGACAGTGTTGAGGATGAGTTTGAGCTATCCACCGTCTGCCACCGccctgaggggctggagcagctccaggagcagaCCAAGTTCACCCGCAAAGAGCTGCAGGTCCTGTACCGAGGCTTCAAGAAC GAGTGTCCGAGTGGCATCGTCAATGAAGAAAACTTCAAGCAGATCTACTCACAGTTCTTCCCACAGGGAG ACTCCAGCACGTACGCCACCTTCCTCTTCAACGCCTTCGACACCGACCACGACGGCTCCGTCAGCTTTGAG GACTTTGTGTCTGGGCTGTCCATCATCCTGCGGGGCACCATTGATGATCGCCTGAACTGGGCTTTCAACCTCTATGACCTGAACAAAGATGGCTGCATCACCAAAGAG GAAATGCTGGACATCATGAAGTCCATCTACGACATGATGGGCAAATACACCTACCCAGCCATGCGGGAGGAAGCACCCCGAGAGCATGTGGAGAACTTCTTCCAG AAAATGGACCGAAACAAGGATGGCGTGGTGACAATTGAGGAGTTCCTGGAGTCCTGCCAAAAG gaTGAGAACATCATGCGCTCCATGCAGCTCTTTGACAACGTGATTTAG